A DNA window from Kineococcus endophyticus contains the following coding sequences:
- a CDS encoding cytochrome P450 produces the protein MTPTSATARPHTIPEPPRVPLVGHVQLLTAPSFTEFTLRLAQRLGPVFGLRLFGEEMTLVSDQALVAELCDESRFHKKIDATLERVRLLGGDGLFTAHDEEPNWKTAHDLLIPAFSLGAMRGYHDTMVEVGHRLLDRWEKHPTVDVPGDATRLTLDTIGLCGFGYDFECFSRAEEHPFVSAMVRGLAYTQETAITPPGTAWLRRRADTRFEQDRQTLTQFVDDVIAHRRAQGSNDGQDLLDRMLFPAAGQGLDVQNIRHQVITFLIAGHETTSSALSFAVYFLLKHPEVLARAQAEVDAVWGDQDRPSPAFADVGRLTWIRQVLNQTLRLWPTAPAFTVQPYEDTVIGGRYQVRRGQALTISTPALHRDPSWGGNPNTFDPRRFDAEFDAQRPAHAYKPFGNGQRACIGRQFALHEAVLVLGMILHRFELVDHTDYQLKIRELLTLKPEGLTMRVRPRHVRRSTLPVANPCGVPNSGAAEVALHDGTTSAATRAAGGDLAPSTVDRLRIAHGSTMGTGRAVARDLAELLGGARAVSAPRALDDLVDDLSPEDILLVVAASYNGRPAEEATRFTQWVQDLPAQALTGVRYAVLGLGDRNWPGTYQQVPQLLDRALAAAGAERLTDLGAADAAGAFDAAVDQWTRRLHAALAGPTGVGDPDTALPAPRPPRYRVQRQAGARPVPSVREGAEEVLRVVDSRPLTSAQAPAGQRKHHVRLALPPGVTYRTGDHLLVWPRQRADLVERVARRFGLDLADVVSLTVEGKGSIRASHHLPVGRPLTVRQLLGEVLDLQRPAGAFEAAALRDCTSCPPDRRALAALADASPEDFDDVAHGPVSVVDMVERHPSCELGFEDFLGLMRPVQPRRYSISSSAVATPDTVDLAVAVVERPLPRREGAHRGTASTFLSATVAGDVVDASIAPCPEVFRLPRAADGTVSTDVVMVTAGTGVAPFRAAVAEEVHLGGTGRLTLYVGCRAEALDFLHRDELTDAAARGVVDLRPTFSQEPVDGLRYVQDRLRADGGDLWSRLQAGAHIRVCGAADTVGAGTRSFLVDLHRDHTGSSVEQSRQWLEDLVQEGRYAEDVWAS, from the coding sequence GTGACCCCGACCTCGGCGACCGCCCGCCCGCACACCATCCCCGAACCCCCGCGGGTCCCCCTCGTGGGGCACGTCCAACTCCTCACCGCCCCCAGCTTCACCGAGTTCACCCTTCGACTCGCGCAGCGCCTGGGGCCCGTCTTCGGGCTCCGGCTGTTCGGGGAGGAGATGACCCTCGTCAGCGACCAGGCGTTGGTCGCGGAACTGTGCGACGAGAGCCGTTTCCACAAGAAGATCGACGCCACCCTGGAGCGGGTGCGGCTCCTGGGCGGCGACGGACTGTTCACCGCTCACGACGAAGAACCCAACTGGAAGACCGCTCACGACCTGCTCATACCCGCCTTCTCCCTGGGCGCCATGCGCGGGTACCACGACACCATGGTCGAGGTCGGTCACCGGCTGCTGGACCGCTGGGAGAAGCACCCCACGGTCGACGTCCCTGGCGATGCGACCAGACTGACCCTGGACACGATCGGTCTGTGCGGCTTCGGGTACGACTTCGAGTGCTTCAGCCGGGCCGAGGAGCACCCGTTCGTCTCCGCGATGGTCAGGGGCCTGGCCTACACGCAGGAGACGGCCATCACCCCACCAGGAACAGCGTGGCTTCGGCGTCGGGCCGACACCCGCTTCGAGCAGGACCGTCAGACCCTCACGCAGTTCGTCGACGACGTCATCGCCCATCGCCGGGCACAGGGGTCCAACGACGGTCAGGACCTGCTGGACCGCATGCTGTTCCCCGCCGCGGGACAGGGGTTGGACGTCCAGAACATCCGTCACCAGGTCATCACCTTCCTCATCGCCGGCCACGAGACCACCAGCAGCGCCCTGTCCTTCGCCGTGTACTTCCTCCTCAAGCACCCCGAAGTCCTCGCTCGCGCGCAAGCTGAGGTGGACGCGGTCTGGGGCGACCAGGACCGCCCGTCACCGGCGTTCGCAGACGTCGGACGGCTGACGTGGATCCGGCAGGTCCTCAACCAGACGTTGCGGTTGTGGCCCACGGCTCCCGCGTTCACCGTCCAGCCCTACGAGGACACCGTCATCGGAGGGCGCTACCAGGTCCGACGCGGACAGGCCCTGACGATCAGCACGCCTGCGTTGCACCGCGATCCGTCCTGGGGCGGCAACCCGAACACCTTCGACCCCCGCCGCTTCGACGCCGAGTTCGACGCACAGCGCCCGGCGCACGCCTACAAGCCCTTCGGGAACGGCCAGCGCGCCTGCATCGGTCGACAGTTCGCCCTCCACGAAGCCGTCCTGGTGCTGGGGATGATCCTGCACCGGTTCGAGCTCGTCGACCACACCGACTACCAGCTGAAGATCCGCGAGTTGTTGACCTTGAAGCCGGAGGGTCTCACGATGAGGGTCCGACCCCGCCACGTCCGGAGGTCGACGCTGCCCGTCGCCAACCCGTGCGGGGTCCCGAACTCGGGCGCCGCCGAGGTCGCCCTCCACGACGGCACCACCTCCGCAGCCACCAGGGCCGCCGGCGGCGACCTGGCTCCCTCCACCGTGGACCGGTTGCGGATCGCGCACGGCTCGACCATGGGCACCGGCCGGGCGGTGGCGCGCGACCTGGCCGAACTCCTGGGCGGCGCCCGCGCGGTGAGCGCGCCGCGAGCTCTGGACGACCTGGTCGACGACCTGTCACCCGAGGACATCCTCCTCGTCGTGGCCGCCTCCTACAACGGCCGCCCAGCCGAGGAGGCGACCCGCTTCACGCAGTGGGTGCAGGACCTCCCCGCCCAGGCGCTGACCGGTGTCCGGTACGCCGTCCTGGGCCTGGGCGACCGGAACTGGCCGGGCACCTACCAGCAGGTTCCGCAGCTCCTCGACCGCGCCCTGGCCGCAGCGGGGGCCGAACGCCTGACAGACCTGGGGGCTGCCGATGCCGCCGGAGCGTTCGACGCCGCCGTCGACCAGTGGACCCGCCGGCTGCACGCTGCGCTCGCCGGCCCCACAGGGGTCGGCGACCCGGACACCGCCCTTCCCGCCCCTCGCCCACCCCGCTACCGGGTGCAGCGACAGGCGGGGGCGAGGCCGGTCCCCTCCGTGCGAGAGGGGGCCGAAGAGGTGTTGCGCGTCGTGGACTCCCGACCCCTGACCTCGGCCCAGGCCCCGGCGGGACAGCGCAAGCACCACGTCCGGCTGGCGCTGCCCCCAGGTGTCACGTACCGCACCGGGGACCACCTCCTGGTGTGGCCACGGCAACGGGCTGACCTGGTCGAACGCGTTGCACGACGCTTCGGGCTGGACCTGGCGGACGTCGTCAGCCTGACCGTCGAGGGCAAGGGCTCGATCCGCGCCTCCCACCACCTGCCGGTGGGGCGACCCCTCACGGTCCGTCAGCTGCTCGGCGAGGTGCTCGACCTCCAACGGCCCGCCGGCGCCTTCGAGGCGGCCGCGTTGCGCGACTGCACCTCGTGCCCCCCGGACCGGCGAGCCCTGGCCGCCTTGGCCGACGCCTCCCCCGAGGACTTCGACGACGTGGCCCACGGGCCGGTCAGCGTCGTGGACATGGTGGAACGCCACCCCTCCTGCGAGCTCGGCTTCGAGGACTTCCTGGGGTTGATGAGGCCGGTGCAGCCGCGGCGCTACTCCATCTCCTCCTCGGCCGTGGCGACCCCGGACACCGTCGACCTCGCCGTGGCGGTGGTGGAGCGACCACTGCCGCGGCGCGAGGGGGCCCACCGCGGGACGGCGTCGACCTTCCTGTCCGCGACGGTGGCCGGCGACGTCGTCGACGCCAGCATCGCCCCGTGCCCGGAGGTCTTCCGCCTTCCCAGGGCCGCGGACGGCACGGTGAGCACCGACGTCGTGATGGTCACTGCCGGCACCGGCGTGGCCCCGTTCCGCGCAGCCGTCGCCGAGGAGGTGCACCTGGGTGGGACCGGCCGCTTGACCCTGTACGTGGGCTGCCGCGCAGAGGCACTCGACTTCCTGCACCGCGACGAGCTCACGGACGCAGCGGCGCGCGGAGTCGTCGACCTGCGCCCGACGTTCTCGCAGGAGCCCGTCGACGGTCTGCGCTACGTGCAGGACCGCCTGCGCGCGGACGGCGGGGACCTGTGGAGCCGCCTGCAGGCCGGTGCTCACATCCGGGTGTGCGGCGCAGCCGACACCGTGGGCGCCGGAACCCGCTCGTTCCTCGTGGACCTGCACCGGGACCACACGGGATCGAGCGTCGAGCAGAGCCGGCAGTGGCTCGAGGACCTGGTCCAGGAAGGCCGTTACGCCGAGGACGTGTGGGCGTCGTGA
- a CDS encoding DMT family transporter — MTTNTGHSSGHSRAPEDQPGRRPRSSLTPRAALFLAIAVFAEVSASLSLKAALTNPWWYGVVPLGYGGAFALMVLVLRTGAPLGLTYGIWGASGVGLTAVLSAALFGEPFNVVVAAGVVLIAAGVLCVELGSRSHSGDEAEVQG; from the coding sequence GTGACCACGAACACCGGACACAGCTCCGGCCACAGCCGTGCACCCGAGGACCAGCCGGGGAGGCGGCCGCGGTCCAGCCTCACCCCGCGCGCCGCCCTCTTCCTGGCGATCGCGGTGTTCGCGGAGGTCAGCGCCTCCCTGTCGTTGAAGGCCGCCCTGACGAACCCCTGGTGGTACGGCGTCGTGCCGTTGGGTTACGGCGGCGCCTTCGCCCTCATGGTGCTGGTCCTGCGGACCGGCGCGCCGTTGGGCCTGACCTACGGGATCTGGGGCGCGTCCGGCGTCGGCTTGACCGCAGTCCTGTCGGCGGCGCTGTTCGGAGAACCCTTCAACGTGGTCGTCGCTGCCGGAGTGGTCCTCATCGCTGCAGGCGTCCTGTGCGTGGAACTCGGTTCACGGTCGCACTCCGGAGACGAAGCCGAGGTGCAGGGCTGA
- a CDS encoding DMT family transporter, with the protein MAWVFLAVAIIAEVAATLSLKMAVTGRKAWYAAVAAGYLVAIGLLSLALDAGLGLGLTYGAWAAAGVLLTTLAGAVLFAERVSRTSAVGIALVITGIALVKWGTS; encoded by the coding sequence ATGGCGTGGGTGTTCCTGGCGGTGGCCATCATCGCCGAGGTCGCAGCGACCCTGTCCCTGAAGATGGCCGTCACCGGCCGCAAGGCCTGGTACGCCGCTGTTGCAGCGGGATACCTCGTCGCCATCGGACTCCTCTCACTGGCCCTCGACGCCGGGCTGGGCCTGGGGTTGACCTACGGGGCGTGGGCCGCAGCCGGCGTCCTCCTCACGACACTGGCCGGCGCCGTCCTCTTCGCCGAACGCGTCAGCCGCACCTCCGCCGTGGGCATCGCCCTGGTGATCACCGGGATAGCACTCGTCAAGTGGGGAACGAGCTGA
- a CDS encoding TetR/AcrR family transcriptional regulator codes for MVSLDQTLRARRLRWADGVCVGSAAETWRPVIARPKQPLLSRELIAATALELVDRHGAEGASIRKVAARLGVNPTSLYHHVPDLAAVVEDVRALVSAAIDSEPLRTLAWEDGLRAWARSYRSAFAGHPRAIPLLMTHRVSAPVLLAQYEDFAVAAEAVGWSSRDVLPLLTAFESFILGSVLDMSGPVVVFDPTGQEDVVPRFAAAFATVAGEDPADPVATRAFELGLEMLVCSARPPQDT; via the coding sequence TTGGTTTCCCTCGACCAGACCCTGCGGGCGCGCCGTCTGCGGTGGGCCGACGGTGTTTGCGTAGGCTCGGCGGCCGAGACCTGGAGGCCCGTCATCGCCCGACCGAAGCAGCCGCTGCTCAGCCGCGAGCTCATCGCCGCCACCGCGCTGGAACTGGTCGACCGCCACGGGGCGGAGGGGGCCAGCATCCGGAAAGTGGCTGCGCGCCTGGGGGTCAACCCCACCTCGCTCTACCACCACGTGCCCGACCTCGCGGCCGTGGTCGAGGACGTGCGGGCCCTGGTCTCGGCCGCCATCGACTCCGAGCCCCTGCGCACCCTGGCCTGGGAGGACGGTCTGCGCGCCTGGGCCCGCTCCTACCGCAGCGCCTTCGCCGGCCACCCCCGCGCGATCCCGCTGCTCATGACGCACCGGGTCTCGGCGCCGGTGCTGCTGGCGCAGTACGAGGACTTCGCCGTGGCCGCGGAGGCGGTGGGCTGGAGCAGTCGGGACGTCCTGCCGCTCCTGACCGCCTTCGAGTCGTTCATCCTCGGCAGCGTGCTGGACATGTCGGGGCCCGTCGTCGTCTTCGACCCCACCGGGCAGGAGGACGTCGTCCCGCGGTTCGCCGCCGCCTTCGCGACCGTCGCCGGAGAGGACCCGGCGGACCCGGTCGCCACGCGCGCGTTCGAGCTCGGCCTGGAGATGCTCGTCTGTTCCGCTCGCCCACCGCAGGACACGTGA
- a CDS encoding amidase: MFCVVDTEVFTVVEADVESLRAALQSGAVSSVELVARYLNRIGRYDRSGIRLNSVPVLNPGAFAEARAADLRRARGEVLGPLDGIPYTAKDSYQVRGLPVASGSPAFRDLIAQQDAFTIARLRAAGAVLIGLTTMPPMAAGGMQRGLHGRAESPYNAEFLTSAFGSGSSNGSGTATAASFAAFGLGEETWSSGRAPASNNALVAYTPSRGVISVRGNWPLVPTMDVVVPHTRSVADLRHVLDVVVADDETTEGDFWRTQPWIDLPAPSQVRPPSFAQAEDLPLAGLRLAVPRTYVNADPTSAHPILTRDSVMELWGRMEDDLVAAGAEVVVVPFPVVENYEELHDGDQGLVARGLVSREFLRDEVGDLSVWAMDCFLRQNGDPALHRFADVDPALIFPAPPGALPDQYGVLPFDIAYDIADYVARAKEWEPDWRDVAGLEDGLRGLEQARREDFDEWLQAEGFDAVVFPTAADVGPADADVDPASAEIAWRNGVWVSNGNLVPRHLGIPTVTVPLGTMSDTGMPVGLTIAGAAHTDTRLVQLASSIAALRERRTPPPRTPALPDEAAFGEPRPAAAGDLAVRVDQVSAVVEGDETVVTFSATVTGGTPAEHSAHVDGVRVETHLQDGVLRGTTRTPADAHGPAVSSWHGPYGPLVVVLVRDQAGVVAGDLATTPDAPL; this comes from the coding sequence ATGTTTTGCGTCGTGGACACAGAGGTCTTCACCGTGGTGGAAGCAGACGTCGAGTCGCTCAGGGCCGCCCTGCAGTCGGGCGCCGTGAGCAGCGTGGAACTGGTGGCGCGCTACCTGAACCGCATCGGCCGGTACGACCGGTCCGGCATCCGGCTCAACTCGGTGCCCGTGCTGAACCCCGGCGCCTTCGCCGAGGCCCGCGCCGCCGACCTGCGCCGCGCCCGCGGTGAGGTCCTCGGCCCCCTGGACGGCATCCCGTACACCGCCAAGGACAGCTACCAGGTGCGCGGGCTGCCCGTCGCCAGCGGCTCCCCCGCGTTCAGGGACCTCATCGCGCAGCAGGACGCCTTCACCATCGCCCGGCTGCGTGCGGCCGGGGCGGTGCTGATCGGCCTGACCACCATGCCGCCCATGGCGGCCGGCGGGATGCAGCGCGGCCTGCACGGACGGGCCGAGTCCCCCTACAACGCCGAGTTCCTCACCTCGGCGTTCGGGTCGGGGTCCTCCAACGGCTCCGGTACCGCCACCGCGGCCAGCTTCGCCGCGTTCGGCCTCGGTGAGGAGACGTGGTCGTCCGGTCGGGCTCCCGCGTCCAACAACGCCCTCGTCGCCTACACCCCGTCCCGCGGGGTCATCTCCGTGCGGGGCAACTGGCCCCTGGTGCCGACGATGGACGTCGTCGTCCCGCACACGCGCAGCGTCGCCGACCTGCGGCACGTCCTGGACGTCGTCGTCGCCGACGACGAGACCACCGAGGGCGACTTCTGGCGCACTCAACCCTGGATCGACCTGCCCGCCCCCTCGCAGGTCCGTCCGCCGTCGTTCGCGCAGGCGGAGGACCTCCCGCTGGCCGGCCTGCGACTGGCCGTCCCGCGCACCTACGTCAACGCCGATCCCACCAGCGCCCACCCGATCCTCACGCGGGACAGCGTGATGGAACTCTGGGGCCGGATGGAGGACGACCTCGTCGCCGCGGGCGCCGAGGTGGTGGTCGTGCCGTTCCCCGTCGTGGAGAACTACGAGGAACTCCACGACGGCGACCAGGGCCTCGTCGCCCGGGGTCTGGTGAGCCGGGAGTTCCTGCGCGACGAGGTCGGCGACCTCTCGGTCTGGGCGATGGACTGCTTCCTGCGCCAGAACGGCGACCCGGCACTGCACCGCTTCGCCGACGTGGACCCCGCGCTCATCTTCCCCGCACCCCCCGGCGCCCTCCCGGACCAGTACGGCGTCCTGCCCTTTGACATCGCCTACGACATCGCCGACTACGTCGCCCGGGCGAAGGAGTGGGAACCGGACTGGCGCGACGTCGCAGGTCTCGAGGACGGCCTGCGCGGTCTGGAACAGGCGCGGCGCGAGGACTTCGACGAATGGCTGCAGGCCGAGGGGTTCGACGCCGTCGTGTTCCCGACGGCCGCCGACGTCGGACCCGCCGACGCCGACGTCGACCCCGCCTCGGCCGAGATCGCGTGGCGCAACGGGGTCTGGGTCTCCAACGGGAACCTCGTGCCCCGCCACCTCGGCATCCCGACCGTCACCGTCCCCCTGGGCACCATGTCCGACACCGGGATGCCGGTGGGCCTCACGATCGCCGGAGCCGCGCACACGGACACCCGGCTCGTGCAGCTGGCCTCCTCCATCGCCGCGCTGCGCGAACGCCGCACACCGCCGCCGCGGACCCCGGCTCTGCCCGACGAAGCGGCCTTCGGCGAACCGCGCCCGGCGGCCGCCGGTGACCTCGCCGTGCGCGTGGACCAGGTGAGCGCGGTCGTGGAGGGCGACGAGACCGTCGTGACGTTCTCCGCCACCGTGACGGGGGGAACCCCGGCCGAGCACTCCGCCCACGTGGACGGCGTCCGTGTCGAGACGCACCTGCAGGACGGTGTCCTGCGCGGCACGACCCGCACACCGGC